DNA from Conexivisphaera calida:
TACCGGGGACAGCCGAAGCTCGTCCCCCACCGATGCGGCTGCCGCGAGCACCTCCTTCAGCACGTCGTTCCCCGGCTCGAGGACCTCGACCATTCCCTCCTCGACCAGTGGTTCCAGGGACGCCAGCCTGCCGCGCCTCTCGAGTTCCCTGAGCACACCGGGCGTGACCACCGGCCTCGCACCGTGGAGCTCGGGGACGCCACCCTCCAGCGCTGAGGTATCGAGTACTAGGAACCTTGGCCTCGTCGCCACCCCGGCTAGCACCCCATCAACTGCACAGCGTCTTCCTCAGGTGCTGGAAGTGGATCTGCCTCAGCCTTACTACCCTCAGCCTGTACTTGGACTGCCTTACATGTATAATCTTCGCGTCCGGATCCACGCTGAGCTGTCCGTCCACGAGCAAGGTGATCGGGGAGGACGATTCAACCTCCACCTCAGGTCCATCGTCCAGCGGTATCACGACCGGCGGCACCTTGGTCAACGGCAACACCGGGGTTATCACGATGGACCTCGCAGTCTCGGGGAGCACGGGCCCACCTGCCGAGAGGTTGTACCCCGTGGATCCGGTGGGAGTTGATATTATCAGCCCGTCCATCCTCTCCGAGTAGAGCTCATCCGAGTTGTAGCGAACTGTATAGGAGGGAGTGGACCCCACATGTCTCCTGTTCAGGTAGAACTCGTTTATCGCCTCGTAGGACTCAGATGCGATTGATGCCTCCAGCTTGATCCTGTCCTCCACGCAGTACGTGCCATCCATCAGCCTCCTGACCACTATTGGCAGATCCTCCGGCAGCGCGTCAGTCACCGCGCCGCGCCGCCCCATGTTAACTCCCAGTATTGGCAGATCCTCCGGCAACTCCCTGGCAACCGCCAGGAACGTGCCATCGCCGCCGACGCTCACCGCCACCTCAGCCTTCCCGGGCTCCACGATCTCGAAGCTGCCGCCCAGGAGTTTGACTAGCGATCCGTGGAGATCGGGAGAGCGCTCCCTTATCGAGTCCTTCACGTACAGGGCGATCCTGCTGACGGGTCTCCCGGGTTCGCATCCGGCCACGTGGACGCGCGCCAACGGAGGAAAATAATCTTTTCAAGGCGCATTCGACGCTGCAAAACGGTTTTATCCCGGGATCCCGGGAAATCGCGCAGCCTCGATGAATGCTGGAAGAGCC
Protein-coding regions in this window:
- a CDS encoding NAD(+)/NADH kinase codes for the protein MAGCEPGRPVSRIALYVKDSIRERSPDLHGSLVKLLGGSFEIVEPGKAEVAVSVGGDGTFLAVARELPEDLPILGVNMGRRGAVTDALPEDLPIVVRRLMDGTYCVEDRIKLEASIASESYEAINEFYLNRRHVGSTPSYTVRYNSDELYSERMDGLIISTPTGSTGYNLSAGGPVLPETARSIVITPVLPLTKVPPVVIPLDDGPEVEVESSSPITLLVDGQLSVDPDAKIIHVRQSKYRLRVVRLRQIHFQHLRKTLCS